Proteins from a genomic interval of Cucumis melo cultivar AY chromosome 7, USDA_Cmelo_AY_1.0, whole genome shotgun sequence:
- the LOC127150390 gene encoding uncharacterized protein LOC127150390 produces MSAVVALYKLKTFNGWSDTSFTSIWGLLYDMLPMDNVISRSIYEVRKLFKEFDLGYQKIHACVKDCCLFRNENEKLESCPHYASSRWKIDERTNQIKQGVPAKVLRYFPIIPRLKRMFKINEVSESLRWHWSHKSTDGKIRHPVDSVAWETIDKKKWPEFSMDPRNLRLGLATDGFKPFSNLSSRYSCWSVMLVTYNLPPLLCMKKENIMLTLLSSGPRQPGNDIDVYLQPLVEDLQQLWKGIQVYDIVGNTHFNLRSILMWTINDFSAYGNLAGCTTKGKYACPTCGDSTRSYWLKHSKKFAYMGHRRFLSRAHPYRRKKAWFDDRIEEQLPPKIATGSAIYAQLQNFDNCWGKREKKKSKSHKDLSNQRWKKRSIFFDLPYWKELPIRHNLDVMHVEKNVCESIIDSSVEGYSELLKWLANGPRKNAMSYTRYIINGKRFHTKSVEKSTQDNGVAVDATTLCRSSAKDKSQVMDVVAYYGVLQEIILLDYYVYQLPIFKCDWANVRN; encoded by the exons ATGTCAGCAGTTGTAGCATTGTACAAACTGAAAACTTTTAATGGTTGGTCAGATACAAGCTTCACTAGCATTTGGGGGCTTTTGTATGACATGCTCCCAATGGACAATGTTATTTCAAGATCCATTTATGAAGTTAGAAAATTATTTAAGGAATTTGATTTAGGTTACCAAAAAATTCATGCATGTGTTAAAGACTGTTGCCTATTTAGAAATGAGAATGAAAAGTTAGAAAGTTGTCCTCATTATGCGAGTTCAAGATGGAAGATTGATGAACGAACAAACCAAATCAAACAAGGTGTGCCAGCCAAGGTATTGAGATACTTTCCTATCATTCCACGACTTAAACGGatgtttaaaataaatgaagttAGTGAAAGTTTACGTTGGCATTGGAGCCATAAAAGTACTGATGGAAAGATCAGACATCCCGTTGACTCTGTTGCATGGGAAacaattgataaaaaaaaatggccTGAGTTTTCAATGGATCCACGTAATCTTAGGTTGGGCCTTGCTACAGACGGGTTTAAACCCTTCTCCAATTTAAGTAGTCGATATAGTTGTTGGTCTGTCATGCTTGTTACTTACAATCTTCCTCCTTTGTTATgcatgaaaaaagaaaacataatgtTGACACTGTTGAGTTCTGGTCCCAGACAACCCGGAAATGATATTGATGTATATCTACAACCCCTTGTGGAAGATTTACAACAACTATGGAAAGGAATACAAGTTTATGATATTGTAGGCAACAcacattttaatttgagatcAATTCTTATGTGGACTATAAATGATTTTTCAGCATATGGAAATCTTGCGGGATGCACTACAAAAGGTAAATATGCATGCCCAACATGTGGAGATAGTACTCGTTCTTATTGGTTGAAACATAGTAAAAAATTTGCATATATGGGTCATAGACGATTCTTGTCAAGGGCTCATCCATATCGAAGAAAAAAAGCATGGTTTGACGATAGAATAGAAGAACAGTTACCCCCCAAAATAGCTACAGGTAGTGCAATTTATGCCCAActtcaaaattttgataattgtTGGGGAAAacgtgaaaagaaaaagagcaaAAGTCATAAAGATTTGTCAAACCAAAGGTGGAAGAAGCGATCGATTTTCTTTGATTTACCATATTGGAAG GAATTACCAATACGACACAACTTGGATGTCATGCACGTGGAGAAGAATGTATGTGAGAGTATTATAG ATTCATCCGTTGAAGGTTACTCTGAGTTGTTAAAATGGCTTGCGAATGGACCACGAAAGAATGCAATGTCTTACACTAGATACATCATAAATGGGAAAAGATTTCACACAAAGAGTGTTGAAAAATCAACTCAAGACAATGGTGTTGCTGTAGATGCTACAACATTATGTAGATCTAGTGCCAAAGATAAATCTCAAGTTATGGATGTAGTTGCTTATTACGGAGTGTTACAAGAAATCATCTTGTTAGACTATTATGTCTACCAGCTTCCAATCTTCAAATGTGATTGGGCAAATGTTCGCAATTGA